One segment of Sinorhizobium sp. BG8 DNA contains the following:
- a CDS encoding sarcosine oxidase subunit beta family protein, which yields MRYSALSLLRNALSGNRRWSPHWRDPQPKQQYDVIIVGGGGHGLSTAYYLARTFGITNVAVLEKGYVGSGNVGRNTTIVRSNYLLPGNNPFYELSMKLWEGLEQDFNFNAMVSQRGVLNLYHSDAQRDAYTRRGNAMRLHGVDAELLDRAQVREMLPFLDFDNARFPIQGGLLQRRGGTVRHDAVAWGYARGADSRGVDIIQNCEVTAIRREGGKVIGVETSKGFIGCKKLALATAGNSGRTAKMAGLTLPIESHVLQAFVSEGLKPFIDNVVTFGAGHFYVSQSDKGGLVFGGDIDGYNSYAQRGNLATVEHVAEAGVAMIPALSRVRVLRSWGGIMDMSMDGSPIIDRTEIDNLYLNAGWCYGGFKATPASGYCFAHLLAKNEPHETARAFRLDRFARGYLIDEKGVGAQANLH from the coding sequence ATGCGCTACTCCGCTCTCTCCCTTCTTCGCAATGCGCTTTCCGGAAACCGGCGCTGGTCGCCGCACTGGCGTGATCCGCAGCCGAAGCAACAATACGACGTGATCATCGTGGGCGGGGGCGGCCACGGACTGTCTACGGCCTACTATCTCGCCCGGACCTTCGGCATCACGAATGTTGCCGTGCTTGAAAAGGGCTACGTCGGCTCCGGCAACGTTGGACGAAACACCACCATCGTCCGCTCGAACTATCTGCTTCCCGGAAACAATCCCTTCTACGAGCTGTCGATGAAGCTGTGGGAAGGGCTGGAGCAGGACTTCAATTTCAACGCCATGGTCTCGCAGCGCGGCGTTCTCAATCTCTATCACTCGGACGCACAGCGCGACGCATACACGCGCCGTGGCAACGCCATGCGCCTGCATGGGGTCGATGCCGAGCTTCTCGATCGCGCCCAGGTTCGCGAGATGCTGCCGTTCCTCGATTTCGACAACGCCCGCTTCCCGATCCAGGGCGGCCTCCTGCAACGGCGCGGCGGCACGGTGCGCCATGACGCTGTCGCCTGGGGCTATGCGCGCGGGGCCGATTCCCGCGGCGTGGACATCATCCAGAACTGCGAGGTCACCGCAATCCGCCGCGAAGGCGGCAAGGTGATCGGCGTGGAAACCAGCAAGGGGTTTATCGGCTGCAAGAAGCTCGCGCTGGCGACCGCCGGCAACTCGGGCCGGACTGCGAAAATGGCGGGCCTGACGCTCCCGATCGAGAGCCATGTTCTGCAGGCCTTCGTCTCGGAGGGGCTCAAGCCCTTCATCGACAACGTCGTCACCTTCGGCGCAGGGCATTTCTATGTTTCCCAGTCCGACAAGGGCGGTCTCGTCTTCGGCGGAGACATCGACGGATACAACTCCTATGCCCAGCGCGGCAATCTCGCGACGGTGGAGCACGTGGCGGAAGCGGGAGTCGCGATGATCCCGGCACTTTCCCGGGTTCGCGTGCTGAGGTCATGGGGCGGCATCATGGACATGAGCATGGATGGCTCTCCGATCATCGACCGGACAGAGATCGACAATCTCTATCTCAACGCCGGCTGGTGTTACGGCGGCTTCAAGGCGACACCCGCCTCGGGATACTGCTTTGCGCATC
- a CDS encoding GlxA family transcriptional regulator, with the protein MQQDDRHIQDIGFLLIDGFALMSYASASEPLRAANLLAGRDIYRQHLFSADGHAGVASSGAVFSAESLPQSADGLHTVFVCAGGGPEHWNVPLVHAGLRRLARQGVRIGGISGGPYVMAAAGLLAGHRFTIHWEHATALIEAFPDLMPERARFVIDGSRITCGGGVAPLDMMHALIAERMGDGFARRVSDWYLHTAVGESAAPQRASLAERHGVHHPALLTALEKMEATVESPLSRSEIADLAGVTPRHLDRLFANRMRSTFVAEYRRIRLDHARRLLTQSPLSVSEIAFACGYSSAGHFSAAYRTHFGMSPRAARQAR; encoded by the coding sequence ATGCAGCAAGATGACAGGCATATTCAGGACATCGGCTTTCTTCTCATCGACGGCTTCGCGTTGATGTCCTACGCCTCGGCCTCCGAGCCCCTTCGTGCGGCCAACCTGCTTGCTGGCCGGGACATCTACCGGCAGCATCTCTTCTCGGCAGACGGGCATGCCGGGGTGGCATCGTCGGGTGCAGTGTTTTCAGCGGAATCACTCCCGCAAAGTGCGGATGGCCTGCACACAGTCTTCGTCTGCGCTGGTGGCGGACCGGAGCACTGGAATGTGCCTCTGGTGCATGCGGGACTTCGTCGTCTTGCCCGCCAGGGGGTTCGCATCGGCGGAATTTCCGGCGGTCCCTATGTGATGGCGGCAGCCGGGCTGCTTGCTGGTCATCGCTTCACGATCCATTGGGAGCACGCGACGGCGCTGATCGAAGCCTTCCCGGACCTGATGCCGGAGAGGGCCCGGTTCGTCATCGACGGCAGCCGTATCACCTGTGGCGGAGGGGTTGCGCCGCTCGACATGATGCATGCGCTGATCGCCGAGCGCATGGGTGATGGATTTGCCAGGCGTGTCAGCGATTGGTACCTGCACACGGCAGTAGGCGAGTCTGCCGCACCGCAGCGCGCCTCGCTGGCCGAGCGTCACGGCGTACATCATCCGGCTCTGCTGACTGCACTCGAGAAGATGGAGGCGACGGTGGAATCGCCGCTGTCGCGATCCGAAATCGCGGACCTGGCCGGCGTTACGCCCCGGCATCTCGACCGGCTTTTCGCCAACCGGATGCGCTCCACCTTTGTCGCAGAATACCGCCGCATCAGGCTGGACCATGCGCGTCGCCTGTTGACGCAGAGCCCCCTGTCGGTGTCCGAAATCGCATTTGCCTGCGGTTACTCGAGTGCAGGCCATTTTTCGGCGGCGTACCGGACTCACTTCGGCATGTCGCCAAGAGCGGCCCGCCAGGCACGATGA
- a CDS encoding XRE family transcriptional regulator — protein MAKKASYTEEAQDHDVVASKPALLQDPHALREPKENNLEMAIGHEVRAFRKKLGITVTDLSAATGISLGMLSKIENGNISPSLTTLQSLSRALGVPLTAFFRRFEEPRNAMFVKAGEGVEIERRGTRSGHQYNLLGHIDNNTSGVVVEPYLITLSADSDVFPAFQHEGMEFLYMLEGEVVYRHGDQLYTMQPGDSLFFDADARHGPEELVKLPARYLSIISYPQG, from the coding sequence ATGGCGAAGAAGGCATCGTACACGGAAGAGGCGCAGGATCACGATGTAGTGGCCTCGAAGCCTGCCCTCCTGCAGGATCCCCATGCTCTTCGGGAGCCCAAGGAAAACAATCTCGAGATGGCAATCGGCCACGAGGTTCGGGCATTTCGCAAGAAACTCGGCATCACCGTGACGGACCTGTCGGCAGCCACCGGCATCTCCCTCGGAATGCTGTCCAAGATAGAGAATGGCAACATCTCGCCGTCGCTGACCACGCTACAATCCCTGTCGCGGGCGCTTGGCGTTCCGCTCACCGCCTTCTTCCGCCGTTTCGAAGAGCCGCGGAATGCGATGTTCGTCAAGGCGGGAGAGGGCGTCGAGATCGAGCGCCGCGGTACCCGCTCCGGCCACCAGTATAATCTGCTGGGTCACATCGACAACAACACCAGCGGTGTGGTCGTGGAACCCTATCTCATCACGCTGTCGGCCGATTCCGACGTCTTTCCTGCCTTCCAGCACGAAGGCATGGAGTTCCTCTACATGCTCGAGGGAGAGGTTGTTTATCGCCACGGCGATCAACTCTACACGATGCAGCCCGGTGACAGCCTCTTCTTCGATGCAGACGCCCGCCATGGCCCCGAGGAACTCGTAAAGCTTCCGGCACGATATCTCTCCATCATCTCCTATCCGCAGGGATAG
- a CDS encoding glutamine amidotransferase family protein, producing MCGIVGLFLKDKALEPQLGALLSDMLVTMTDRGPDSAGIAIYGAPTDGKAKITVQSADPAADFAGLADLLKTIDPATGVALKSTHAVIDVDAAKAVAVRELLLQQRPGIRIMGSGDSVEIYKEVGLPKDVVSRFGIREMAGSHGIGHTRMATESAVTTLGAHPFSTGADQCLVHNGSLSNHNNLRRELVREGMAFETQNDSEVAAAYLTAEMAKGKDLGEALTSALDDLDGFFTFVVGTKSGFGVLRDPIACKPAVMAETDQYIAFGSEYRALVNLPGIENARVWEPEPATVYFWDHEKAA from the coding sequence ATGTGCGGGATTGTCGGATTGTTCCTCAAGGATAAGGCCCTCGAGCCTCAGCTCGGCGCGCTTCTTTCGGACATGCTGGTGACTATGACGGATCGCGGGCCGGACTCGGCCGGCATCGCGATCTACGGCGCGCCAACGGATGGCAAAGCCAAGATCACGGTTCAATCGGCAGATCCGGCCGCTGATTTCGCGGGCTTGGCCGACCTGCTCAAGACCATCGATCCTGCAACCGGTGTCGCACTCAAGAGCACGCATGCCGTCATTGACGTTGATGCTGCAAAGGCTGTGGCCGTTCGCGAACTGCTTCTGCAGCAGCGTCCCGGCATTCGCATCATGGGTAGCGGCGACAGCGTCGAAATCTACAAGGAAGTTGGCCTGCCGAAAGACGTGGTTTCCCGTTTCGGCATCCGCGAGATGGCGGGCAGCCATGGTATCGGCCATACCCGCATGGCGACCGAATCTGCCGTCACGACACTTGGTGCGCACCCCTTCTCGACGGGTGCGGACCAGTGCCTCGTGCACAATGGCTCCCTGTCCAACCACAACAACCTGCGTCGCGAACTTGTTCGCGAGGGCATGGCGTTCGAGACCCAGAACGACTCGGAAGTTGCGGCCGCTTACCTGACGGCGGAGATGGCCAAGGGCAAGGACCTGGGGGAGGCGTTGACCAGCGCGCTCGACGACCTCGACGGCTTCTTCACCTTCGTCGTCGGCACGAAATCCGGCTTCGGCGTCCTGCGCGACCCGATCGCGTGCAAGCCCGCCGTCATGGCCGAGACCGACCAGTATATCGCGTTCGGTTCCGAATACCGCGCCTTGGTGAACCTGCCGGGAATCGAGAACGCACGCGTATGGGAGCCTGAGCCCGCCACCGTCTATTTCTGGGACCACGAAAAGGCTGCCTGA
- a CDS encoding GXGXG domain-containing protein, with the protein MPTFDLSNTPLRELNSALHSIPHGSNETAFEVVNPRGSHSVAVGIDQPVTVDVHGSVGYYCAGMNDGGTVTVHGSAGPGVAENMMSGKVVIEGDASQYAGATGRGGLLVIKGNAASRCGISMKGIDIVVGGSIGHMSAFMGQSGNLVVLGDAGDALGDSLYEARLFVRGSVKSLGADCIQKEMRPEHLSLLAGLLEKAGITDVKPDEFKRYGSARTLYNFNIDNADAY; encoded by the coding sequence ATGCCGACATTCGATCTTTCCAATACGCCGCTTCGCGAGCTGAACAGCGCGCTTCACAGTATCCCGCACGGGTCGAACGAAACCGCTTTCGAGGTCGTCAATCCGCGCGGCAGCCATTCCGTCGCAGTCGGCATAGACCAGCCGGTCACCGTGGATGTGCACGGTAGCGTTGGCTACTACTGCGCCGGTATGAACGACGGCGGCACGGTCACCGTCCATGGCTCGGCAGGACCGGGTGTCGCCGAGAACATGATGTCGGGCAAGGTCGTCATCGAGGGCGACGCGAGCCAGTATGCTGGCGCTACCGGACGCGGCGGCCTTCTCGTGATCAAGGGCAACGCCGCATCACGCTGCGGCATTTCCATGAAGGGCATCGATATCGTCGTCGGCGGCAGCATCGGCCATATGTCTGCCTTCATGGGACAGTCCGGCAATCTTGTCGTGCTCGGCGATGCCGGCGATGCACTGGGCGACTCCCTCTATGAGGCGCGTCTGTTCGTGCGTGGCAGCGTGAAGAGCCTCGGTGCTGACTGCATCCAGAAGGAGATGCGGCCGGAGCACCTGTCGCTGCTCGCAGGGCTTCTGGAAAAGGCCGGCATCACCGACGTGAAGCCCGATGAGTTCAAGCGCTACGGCTCCGCCCGCACGCTCTACAACTTCAACATCGACAACGCCGACGCGTACTGA
- a CDS encoding FMN-binding glutamate synthase family protein encodes MSYHNPPTPPRKSATFDDYTLAEIRRAAATGIYDIRGAGTKRKVPHFDDLLFLGASISRYPLEGYREKCDTSVVLGSRFAKKPIRLKTPITIAGMSFGALSGHAKEALGRGATIAGTSTTTGDGGMTDEERGHSQTLVYQYLPSRYGMNPKDLRRADAIEVVVGQGAKPGGGGMLLGQKISDRVAEMRTLPKGIDQRSACRHPDWTGPDDLEIKILELREITDWEKPIYVKVGGARPYYDTALAVKAGADVVVLDGMQGGTAATQDVFIENVGMPTLACIRPAVQALQDLGMHRKVQLIISGGIRSGADVAKALALGADAVAIGTAALVAIGDNDPRWEAEYQALGTTAGAYDDWHEGKDPAGITTQDPELMKRLDPIAAGRRLANYLKVMTLEAQTIARACGKNHLHNLEPEDLVALTIEASAMAQVPLAGTSWIPGKGGF; translated from the coding sequence ATGTCCTATCACAATCCGCCCACCCCGCCGCGCAAGTCGGCGACGTTCGACGACTATACGCTCGCCGAGATCCGCCGCGCGGCTGCGACCGGCATCTATGACATTCGTGGCGCGGGCACCAAGCGCAAGGTCCCGCACTTCGACGACCTGCTGTTTCTCGGCGCCTCGATCTCACGCTATCCGCTCGAAGGCTATCGTGAGAAATGCGACACCTCGGTTGTGCTCGGCTCTCGGTTTGCGAAGAAGCCGATACGCCTCAAGACGCCGATCACCATCGCCGGCATGAGCTTTGGCGCGCTTTCGGGCCATGCGAAGGAGGCCCTCGGCCGCGGAGCTACGATCGCCGGCACCTCAACCACCACCGGCGACGGCGGCATGACGGATGAGGAACGCGGCCATTCGCAGACGCTCGTCTACCAGTACCTCCCCTCCCGCTATGGCATGAACCCCAAGGACCTTCGTCGCGCGGACGCCATCGAGGTCGTGGTCGGGCAAGGCGCCAAGCCTGGTGGCGGCGGGATGCTGCTCGGCCAGAAGATATCCGACCGTGTCGCCGAGATGCGCACCCTGCCGAAGGGGATCGACCAGCGCTCGGCCTGCCGACATCCGGATTGGACCGGCCCTGACGATCTCGAAATCAAGATCCTCGAGCTGCGCGAGATCACCGACTGGGAAAAGCCGATCTACGTGAAGGTTGGCGGCGCGCGCCCCTACTATGACACGGCGCTGGCCGTAAAAGCCGGTGCCGATGTCGTCGTGCTCGACGGCATGCAGGGCGGCACCGCCGCCACCCAGGACGTCTTCATCGAGAATGTCGGTATGCCGACGCTTGCCTGCATCCGCCCGGCCGTCCAGGCCCTCCAGGATCTCGGCATGCACCGCAAGGTGCAGCTGATCATCTCGGGCGGCATTCGTTCCGGTGCTGATGTCGCCAAGGCCCTGGCGCTCGGCGCGGATGCGGTTGCCATCGGCACTGCCGCACTGGTCGCAATCGGCGACAACGATCCGCGCTGGGAAGCGGAATACCAGGCGCTCGGCACGACGGCAGGCGCTTACGACGACTGGCACGAGGGTAAGGATCCGGCCGGCATCACCACGCAGGATCCTGAGCTGATGAAGCGCCTCGATCCGATTGCTGCCGGACGACGGCTCGCCAACTACCTCAAGGTAATGACGCTGGAAGCCCAGACCATTGCGCGTGCCTGCGGCAAGAACCACCTGCACAACCTCGAACCGGAGGATCTGGTGGCCTTGACCATCGAAGCTTCGGCCATGGCCCAAGTGCCGCTCGCCGGCACGAGCTGGATCCCGGGCAAGGGGGGCTTCTGA
- the glnT gene encoding type III glutamate--ammonia ligase: MTLDLAAYAADKGVKYFMISYTDLFGAQRAKLVPTAAIADMQKDGAGFAGFATWLDLTPAHPDLFAIPDASSVIQLPWKKDVAWVAADCIMDDKPVEQAPRVVLKKLIAEAEREGLRVKTGVEAEFFLISQDGSVISDSFDTAEKPCYDQQAVMRRYDVIAEICDYMLELGWKPYQNDHEDANGQFEMNWEFDDALATADKHSFFKFMVKSVAEKHGLRATFMPKPFKGLTGNGCHCHISVWDTAGKVNAFADREMPFGLSQQGRTFLGGIMKHASALAAVTNPTVNSYKRINAPRTISGATWAPNTVTWTGNNRTHMVRVPGPGRFELRLPDGAVNPYLLQAIIIAAGLSGMRSKADPGPHYDIDMYKDGHTVTGAPKLPLNLLDALREYEADEALQQALGTEFSAAYLKLKHGEWNTYCSQFTPWEHQTTLDI, translated from the coding sequence GTGACACTCGATCTCGCAGCATACGCCGCAGACAAGGGCGTGAAATACTTCATGATCAGCTACACGGACCTGTTCGGCGCCCAGCGTGCCAAGCTGGTGCCGACAGCGGCGATCGCCGACATGCAGAAGGACGGTGCGGGTTTCGCCGGATTTGCGACCTGGCTCGACCTGACCCCCGCCCACCCCGATCTATTCGCCATTCCTGATGCCTCCTCCGTCATCCAGCTCCCGTGGAAGAAGGATGTTGCGTGGGTGGCGGCCGATTGCATCATGGACGACAAGCCCGTCGAACAGGCCCCGCGCGTTGTGCTGAAGAAGCTGATCGCCGAGGCGGAAAGGGAGGGCTTGAGGGTCAAGACAGGTGTCGAGGCGGAGTTTTTCCTGATCTCGCAAGACGGTTCCGTGATTTCCGACAGCTTCGATACGGCGGAGAAGCCCTGCTACGACCAGCAGGCGGTGATGCGCCGGTACGACGTCATCGCCGAAATCTGCGACTACATGCTCGAACTCGGCTGGAAGCCCTACCAGAACGACCATGAGGACGCGAACGGCCAGTTCGAGATGAACTGGGAATTCGATGATGCGCTGGCAACCGCCGACAAGCATTCCTTCTTCAAGTTCATGGTGAAGTCCGTCGCCGAGAAGCATGGACTGCGCGCAACCTTCATGCCGAAGCCCTTCAAGGGGCTGACCGGCAACGGGTGCCATTGCCACATCTCCGTCTGGGACACCGCCGGAAAGGTCAACGCCTTCGCCGACAGGGAGATGCCATTCGGCCTTTCCCAACAGGGTCGTACCTTCCTCGGCGGCATCATGAAACATGCCTCGGCGCTTGCGGCGGTCACGAACCCGACGGTGAATTCATACAAGCGCATCAACGCGCCCCGCACGATCTCGGGCGCGACATGGGCGCCGAATACGGTCACCTGGACCGGCAACAACCGCACGCACATGGTGCGTGTACCGGGTCCCGGCCGCTTCGAGCTGCGGCTTCCGGACGGTGCGGTCAATCCTTACCTCCTGCAGGCGATCATCATCGCCGCGGGTCTGAGCGGCATGCGCTCGAAGGCCGATCCCGGGCCGCATTACGACATAGATATGTACAAGGACGGGCACACGGTAACGGGCGCGCCGAAATTGCCGCTGAACCTTCTCGATGCCTTGCGGGAATACGAGGCGGACGAGGCGCTCCAGCAGGCGCTGGGCACGGAGTTCTCCGCGGCCTACCTCAAGCTCAAGCACGGCGAGTGGAATACCTACTGCTCGCAGTTCACGCCCTGGGAACACCAGACGACCCTCGACATCTAA
- the purU gene encoding formyltetrahydrofolate deformylase, which produces MLKFVLTVTCPTKRGIVAAISQFLAENGCNIVDSAQFDDLHTGTFFMRVTCVSEEKATLAALESGFESIASTLDMTYAFHDSEKRMKVLLMVSRFGHCLNDLLYRWKIGALPIDIVGVVSNHFDYQKVVVNHDIPFHHVKVTKDNKPQAEARLMEIVEQTEADLIVLARYMQVLSDAVCKKMSGRIINIHHSFLPSFKGANPYKQAYERGVKLIGATAHYVTEDLDEGPIIEQDTARITHAQSPEDYVSIGRDVESQVLARAVHAHIHHRVFMNGHRTIVFPASPGSYASERMG; this is translated from the coding sequence ATGCTCAAGTTCGTCCTGACCGTCACCTGCCCGACAAAAAGGGGCATCGTTGCCGCGATATCGCAGTTCCTGGCGGAAAACGGTTGCAACATCGTCGATAGCGCACAGTTCGATGATCTGCATACCGGGACCTTCTTCATGCGGGTCACCTGCGTCAGCGAGGAGAAGGCAACGCTTGCCGCGCTCGAATCCGGCTTCGAATCCATCGCTTCCACCTTGGACATGACATACGCGTTTCACGACAGCGAGAAGCGGATGAAGGTTCTGCTGATGGTGTCGCGGTTCGGGCATTGCCTGAACGACCTTCTGTATCGCTGGAAGATCGGGGCGCTGCCGATCGACATCGTCGGTGTCGTCTCCAACCACTTCGATTATCAGAAGGTGGTGGTCAACCACGACATCCCGTTCCACCACGTCAAGGTGACGAAGGACAACAAGCCGCAGGCCGAGGCGCGGCTGATGGAGATCGTCGAGCAGACCGAGGCCGATCTCATCGTGCTCGCCCGCTACATGCAGGTGCTGTCGGATGCGGTGTGCAAGAAGATGTCCGGCCGCATCATCAACATCCACCACTCGTTCCTGCCGTCGTTCAAGGGGGCCAACCCCTACAAGCAGGCCTATGAGCGCGGAGTGAAGCTGATCGGCGCGACGGCGCACTACGTCACCGAGGATCTCGACGAGGGTCCGATCATCGAGCAGGACACCGCCCGCATCACCCATGCGCAGAGCCCGGAGGACTACGTCTCGATCGGCCGCGACGTCGAGAGCCAGGTGCTGGCGCGGGCGGTGCATGCGCATATCCACCACCGCGTCTTCATGAACGGCCACCGCACCATCGTGTTCCCGGCAAGCCCCGGCTCCTACGCTTCCGAGCGCATGGGCTGA
- the pcaF gene encoding 3-oxoadipyl-CoA thiolase, translated as MTDAYICDYIRTPIGRFGGSLSAVRADDLGAVPLKALMGRNASVDWEAVDDVIFGCANQAGEDNRNVARMSLLLAGLPVGVSGTTINRLCGSGMDAVIAAARAIKSGEAELMIAGGVESMSRAPFVLPKAETAFSRSAEIYDTTIGWRFVNPLMKKQYGVDSMPETGENVAEDFMVSRTDQDAFAVRSQDKAAAAQANGRLAKEITSVTIPQRKGDPIVVDKDEHPRATTMEALAKLGTPFRKEGGTVTAGNASGVNDGAAALVIASEAAARKHGLTPIARILGGATAGVPPRIMGIGPAPASQKLMARLGMTQDQFDVIELNEAFASQGLATLRQLGIADDDGRVNRNGGAIALGHPLGMSGARITGTAALELGETGGRYSLSMMCIGVGQGIAIALERV; from the coding sequence ATGACCGACGCTTACATCTGCGACTATATCCGCACGCCCATCGGCCGCTTCGGCGGCTCGCTTTCCGCCGTTCGCGCCGACGATCTCGGCGCGGTACCGCTGAAGGCGCTCATGGGGCGCAATGCCTCTGTCGACTGGGAAGCCGTAGACGACGTCATTTTCGGCTGTGCCAACCAGGCGGGCGAGGACAACCGCAACGTCGCGCGCATGTCCCTGCTGCTCGCGGGTCTGCCGGTCGGCGTCTCCGGCACCACGATCAACCGGCTTTGCGGGTCAGGCATGGACGCCGTGATCGCCGCCGCCCGGGCGATCAAGTCCGGCGAGGCCGAGCTCATGATCGCCGGCGGTGTCGAGAGCATGTCCCGTGCCCCCTTCGTGCTTCCCAAGGCTGAAACGGCCTTTTCCCGCAGCGCGGAGATCTACGACACCACGATCGGTTGGCGCTTCGTCAATCCGCTGATGAAGAAGCAGTACGGCGTCGATTCCATGCCGGAGACAGGCGAGAACGTCGCTGAAGACTTCATGGTCTCCCGCACGGATCAGGATGCCTTTGCCGTCCGCAGCCAGGACAAGGCGGCGGCCGCCCAGGCCAATGGGCGCCTCGCCAAGGAGATCACCTCCGTCACGATCCCGCAGCGAAAGGGCGATCCGATCGTGGTCGACAAGGACGAACATCCGCGCGCGACCACAATGGAAGCGCTCGCCAAGCTTGGCACGCCCTTCAGGAAGGAAGGCGGCACGGTAACTGCCGGCAATGCGTCCGGCGTCAATGACGGCGCCGCAGCGCTCGTCATTGCCTCCGAGGCGGCTGCGCGCAAGCACGGGTTGACGCCGATCGCCCGCATTCTCGGCGGTGCAACCGCCGGCGTCCCACCACGCATCATGGGCATCGGTCCGGCACCCGCTTCGCAGAAGCTGATGGCCCGGCTCGGCATGACACAGGACCAGTTCGACGTGATCGAGCTCAACGAAGCCTTTGCCAGCCAGGGCCTCGCCACGCTTCGCCAGCTCGGGATCGCCGACGACGACGGACGTGTCAACCGCAATGGCGGTGCAATCGCGCTCGGCCATCCGCTCGGCATGTCGGGCGCGCGCATCACCGGCACGGCTGCGCTCGAACTTGGCGAAACCGGCGGGCGCTATTCGCTCTCGATGATGTGCATCGGCGTCGGCCAGGGGATCGCGATCGCACTCGAACGCGTCTGA
- a CDS encoding CoA-transferase subunit beta has protein sequence MSNEFTPNEMMTIAAARALTNDDVCFVGIGAPSAACNVARLTHAPDITLIYESGTVGTKPDVLPLSIGDGELCDTALFTVAVPEMFRYWLQGGHITTGFLGGAQIDRFANLNTTVVGPYDHPKVRLPGGGGAPEIASNCGRIFITMALSKRGFVDKLPFITSMGHGEGGNHRERLGMRTKGPTQVITDLCILEPDPDTKELTVTSIHKGVTREQIIDNCGWPIRFADDVAETPVPTEAELSVLRDINARTKKAHEAA, from the coding sequence ATGAGCAACGAATTTACGCCCAACGAGATGATGACCATTGCCGCCGCGCGTGCGCTCACCAACGACGACGTCTGCTTCGTCGGCATCGGCGCCCCTTCGGCCGCCTGCAATGTCGCCCGCCTGACCCATGCGCCCGACATTACGCTCATCTACGAGAGCGGGACCGTTGGCACCAAGCCGGATGTCCTGCCGCTATCGATCGGCGACGGCGAACTCTGCGATACCGCGCTGTTCACGGTCGCGGTACCTGAAATGTTCCGCTACTGGCTCCAGGGTGGCCACATCACCACCGGGTTCCTTGGCGGGGCGCAGATCGACCGCTTCGCGAACCTGAACACCACCGTTGTCGGCCCCTACGATCATCCCAAGGTTCGCCTGCCGGGCGGCGGCGGCGCGCCGGAGATCGCTTCCAACTGCGGCCGGATCTTCATCACCATGGCACTCTCGAAGCGCGGCTTCGTGGACAAGCTCCCCTTCATCACCTCGATGGGGCACGGCGAGGGCGGAAATCATCGCGAACGGCTCGGAATGAGGACCAAGGGGCCGACCCAGGTGATTACCGATCTTTGCATCCTCGAGCCGGATCCGGACACGAAGGAACTGACCGTCACTTCGATCCACAAGGGTGTCACCCGCGAACAGATCATCGACAATTGCGGCTGGCCGATCAGGTTTGCCGATGACGTTGCGGAAACGCCGGTGCCCACGGAAGCCGAGCTTTCCGTGCTCCGCGACATCAATGCCCGCACCAAGAAAGCGCACGAGGCTGCCTGA